One segment of Chelonia mydas isolate rCheMyd1 chromosome 13, rCheMyd1.pri.v2, whole genome shotgun sequence DNA contains the following:
- the ZSWIM1 gene encoding zinc finger SWIM domain-containing protein 1 isoform X4, with protein sequence MALVTVKELLSFDCGSLVAYQLDKNSQLDSISFQTVLMRNIFVHFPDVIFIHRTHNPRGKALYMFMVDRPFLKLQGEMTKVIHFAVPAKESAESLAHMYRTFKAFNPEWKKIKTFLVDPHFRLLQTLSEAFPSAEVQLSVFHVCKHLQQKIHQMSLECISERLILNALRNTMCAATESNLKMMHTILSDFVKPDLLPQLHTHWLLNDKIWAMHRWRNWMECNQYFKDLEIITRGLSQVFCTGLSLEICITSLAKHYQKCVSKRPPDAVLFSVNPLSSTMSTETVFQSLPAQDSPPTCHNPQIALQNQPAQSSPPVSPSLTAAHQKWPGQNSPPNPLVLLPHPLAAPQSPLLLQNQLAAPQIFPFQNEPAPYSLPVSLNLTAAHQKWPGQNSLPNPLILQNPLPAPQNQLANPQSPLDTLSHEIKLEIITEDPKGDQDVVCNQETEDCIRQSLRDICTEPAARLCLNEFAVAQKSVQLIGTNEDIVNIQILEDTHKVNQRGLKSCTCHFNQAFQLPCRHILAVLNSDKKILQPEMLSEQWQKEPNISQAGQNGTDGLLEVLKSSWNESLDKSLAVSFLTAEISRLLTQCSREEFDRRYNTLRELADSWIGPYVQVKL encoded by the coding sequence ATGGCCCTCGTTACCGTGAAGGAACTGCTGAGCTTTGATTGTGGCTCCCTGGTCGCTTATCAGTTAGATAAAAACTCTCAGCTGGACTCTATCAGCTTCCAGACCGTCCTCATGAGGAACATATTTGTGCATTTTCCTGATGTCATATTCATCCACAGAACCCACAACCCGCGGGGCAAAGCTCTGTATATGTTCATGGTGGACAGACCTTTCCTGAAGCTGCAGGGTGAGATGACAAAGGTAATTCATTTTGCTGTCCCAGCTAAAGAATCTGCAGAAAGCCTGGCTCACATGTATAGGACCTTCAAGGCCTTCAACCCTGAGTGGAAGAAAATTAAGACCTTTCTGGTAGATCCACACTTTCGATTGTTGCAGACGCTTTCTGAAGCATTCCCATCTGCAGAGGTGCAGCTGTCTGTTTTCCATGTATGCAAGCACCTGCAGCAGAAGATTCATCAGATGTCTTTGGAATGCATCTCAGAGAGACTGATCTTAAATGCCTTGAGGAACACTATGTGTGCAGCCACTGAAAGCAACCTGAAAATGATGCATACCATCCTGAGTGACTTTGTAAAGCCAGATTTGCTTCCCCAGCTTCATACTCACTGGCTTCTCAATGACAAGATATGGGCTATGCATAGATGGAGGAATTGGATGGAATGCAATCAGTATTTTAAAGACTTGGAGATCATCACACGGGGCTTAAGCCAGGTCTTCTGCACTGGACTGTCTCTGGAGATCTGCATCACTTCTCTGGCGAAACACTACCAGAAGTGTGTTTCAAAGAGGCCACCTGATGCTGTGCTGTTCTCTGTTAACCCTCTTAGCAGTACCATGTCTACTGAGACAGTTTTTCAGAGCCTGCCAGCTCAGGACTCACCACCAACCTGTCACAACCCCCAAATAGCTCTTCAGAATCAACCAGCTCAGAGTTCTCCACCAGTTTCTCCCAGTCTCACAGCAGCTCATCAGAAATGGCCAGGTCAGAATTCCCCTCCAAATCCCCTGGTTCTTCTTCCGCATCCCCTGGCAGCTCCTCAGAGCCCCCTGCTTCTTCAGAATCAGCTGGCAGCCCCTCAGATCTTCCCTTTTCAGAACGAGCCAGCTCCGTATTCTTTGCCAGTTTCTCTCAATCTCACAGCAGCTCATCAGAAATGGCCAGGTCAGAATTCCCTTCCAAATCCCCTGATTCTTCAGAATCCCTTGCCTGCCCCGCAGAACCAGCTAGCAAACCCTCAGAGCCCCTTGGATACTTTATCCCATGAAATTAAACTGGAGATCATCACTGAAGACCCAAAGGGTGACCAAGATGTGGTGTGTAACCAAGAGACTGAAGACTGCATCAGGCAGTCACTGAGAGACATTTGCACAGAGCCTGCAGCCAGACTATGCTTGAACGAGTTTGCAGTGGCACAAAAGTCTGTGCAGCTCATAGGCACCAATGAAGACATAGTCAATATACAGATCCTCGAAGACACCCACAAAGTGAACCAAAGGGGCCTGAAAAGCTGCACTTGCCACTTCAATCAAGCTTtccagctgccctgcaggcacATCCTGGCTGTGTTGAACTCTGATAAGAAGATCTTACAGCCAGAGATGCTGAGCGAGCAATGGCAGAAGGAACCTAATATCTCTCAGGCAGGGCAAAATGGGACTGATGGCCTTTTGGAGGTTCTGAAAAGCTCCTGGAATGAGTCTCTGGATAAATCCTTAGCAGTGTCCTTTCTTACAGCGGAGATTAGCCGGCTTCTTACCCAGTGCAGCAGGGAGGAGTTTGATCGGAGGTACAACACCCTCCGAGAATTGGCCGATAGCTGGATTGGACCTTATGTTCAGGTGAAGCTGTAG
- the ZSWIM1 gene encoding zinc finger SWIM domain-containing protein 1 isoform X1, translated as MPGGGASLPRPRAQPGRVGAVHAGRWGQPPPPARIARPRCSSACREVGPALPRPRAQPGRGWSSACRKLGPPSPVRAHSRAALEQCMPGVGPSPAEAAWLLGWSSGPWHSQRGWITGSRPVIKRVGAECCKERGNRPLILTMALVTVKELLSFDCGSLVAYQLDKNSQLDSISFQTVLMRNIFVHFPDVIFIHRTHNPRGKALYMFMVDRPFLKLQGEMTKVIHFAVPAKESAESLAHMYRTFKAFNPEWKKIKTFLVDPHFRLLQTLSEAFPSAEVQLSVFHVCKHLQQKIHQMSLECISERLILNALRNTMCAATESNLKMMHTILSDFVKPDLLPQLHTHWLLNDKIWAMHRWRNWMECNQYFKDLEIITRGLSQVFCTGLSLEICITSLAKHYQKCVSKRPPDAVLFSVNPLSSTMSTETVFQSLPAQDSPPTCHNPQIALQNQPAQSSPPVSPSLTAAHQKWPGQNSPPNPLVLLPHPLAAPQSPLLLQNQLAAPQIFPFQNEPAPYSLPVSLNLTAAHQKWPGQNSLPNPLILQNPLPAPQNQLANPQSPLDTLSHEIKLEIITEDPKGDQDVVCNQETEDCIRQSLRDICTEPAARLCLNEFAVAQKSVQLIGTNEDIVNIQILEDTHKVNQRGLKSCTCHFNQAFQLPCRHILAVLNSDKKILQPEMLSEQWQKEPNISQAGQNGTDGLLEVLKSSWNESLDKSLAVSFLTAEISRLLTQCSREEFDRRYNTLRELADSWIGPYVQVKL; from the exons ATGCCGGGAGGTGGGGCCAGCCTCCCCCGTCCGCGCGCACAGCCGGGCCGCGTTGGAGCAGTGCATGCCGGGAGGTGGGGCCAGCCTCCCCCGCCCGCGCGCATAGCCAGGCCGCGTTGCAGCAGTGCATGCCGGGAGGTGGGGCCAGCCCTCCCCCGCCCGCGCGCACAGCcagggcggggctggagcagtgcATGTCGGAAGCTGGGGCCACCCTCCCCCGTCCGCGCGCACAGCCGGGCCGCGTTGGAGCAGTGCATGCCGGGAG TAGGCCCGTCACCCGCCGAGGCCGCGTGGCTGTTGGGATGGTCATCAGGACCCTGGCATTCCCAGCGTGGATGGATCACAGGGAGTCGCCCAGTCATAAAGAGAGTCGGGGCTGAATGCTGTAAGGAAAGGGGGAATAGACCCCTCATATTAACAATGGCCCTCGTTACCGTGAAGGAACTGCTGAGCTTTGATTGTGGCTCCCTGGTCGCTTATCAGTTAGATAAAAACTCTCAGCTGGACTCTATCAGCTTCCAGACCGTCCTCATGAGGAACATATTTGTGCATTTTCCTGATGTCATATTCATCCACAGAACCCACAACCCGCGGGGCAAAGCTCTGTATATGTTCATGGTGGACAGACCTTTCCTGAAGCTGCAGGGTGAGATGACAAAGGTAATTCATTTTGCTGTCCCAGCTAAAGAATCTGCAGAAAGCCTGGCTCACATGTATAGGACCTTCAAGGCCTTCAACCCTGAGTGGAAGAAAATTAAGACCTTTCTGGTAGATCCACACTTTCGATTGTTGCAGACGCTTTCTGAAGCATTCCCATCTGCAGAGGTGCAGCTGTCTGTTTTCCATGTATGCAAGCACCTGCAGCAGAAGATTCATCAGATGTCTTTGGAATGCATCTCAGAGAGACTGATCTTAAATGCCTTGAGGAACACTATGTGTGCAGCCACTGAAAGCAACCTGAAAATGATGCATACCATCCTGAGTGACTTTGTAAAGCCAGATTTGCTTCCCCAGCTTCATACTCACTGGCTTCTCAATGACAAGATATGGGCTATGCATAGATGGAGGAATTGGATGGAATGCAATCAGTATTTTAAAGACTTGGAGATCATCACACGGGGCTTAAGCCAGGTCTTCTGCACTGGACTGTCTCTGGAGATCTGCATCACTTCTCTGGCGAAACACTACCAGAAGTGTGTTTCAAAGAGGCCACCTGATGCTGTGCTGTTCTCTGTTAACCCTCTTAGCAGTACCATGTCTACTGAGACAGTTTTTCAGAGCCTGCCAGCTCAGGACTCACCACCAACCTGTCACAACCCCCAAATAGCTCTTCAGAATCAACCAGCTCAGAGTTCTCCACCAGTTTCTCCCAGTCTCACAGCAGCTCATCAGAAATGGCCAGGTCAGAATTCCCCTCCAAATCCCCTGGTTCTTCTTCCGCATCCCCTGGCAGCTCCTCAGAGCCCCCTGCTTCTTCAGAATCAGCTGGCAGCCCCTCAGATCTTCCCTTTTCAGAACGAGCCAGCTCCGTATTCTTTGCCAGTTTCTCTCAATCTCACAGCAGCTCATCAGAAATGGCCAGGTCAGAATTCCCTTCCAAATCCCCTGATTCTTCAGAATCCCTTGCCTGCCCCGCAGAACCAGCTAGCAAACCCTCAGAGCCCCTTGGATACTTTATCCCATGAAATTAAACTGGAGATCATCACTGAAGACCCAAAGGGTGACCAAGATGTGGTGTGTAACCAAGAGACTGAAGACTGCATCAGGCAGTCACTGAGAGACATTTGCACAGAGCCTGCAGCCAGACTATGCTTGAACGAGTTTGCAGTGGCACAAAAGTCTGTGCAGCTCATAGGCACCAATGAAGACATAGTCAATATACAGATCCTCGAAGACACCCACAAAGTGAACCAAAGGGGCCTGAAAAGCTGCACTTGCCACTTCAATCAAGCTTtccagctgccctgcaggcacATCCTGGCTGTGTTGAACTCTGATAAGAAGATCTTACAGCCAGAGATGCTGAGCGAGCAATGGCAGAAGGAACCTAATATCTCTCAGGCAGGGCAAAATGGGACTGATGGCCTTTTGGAGGTTCTGAAAAGCTCCTGGAATGAGTCTCTGGATAAATCCTTAGCAGTGTCCTTTCTTACAGCGGAGATTAGCCGGCTTCTTACCCAGTGCAGCAGGGAGGAGTTTGATCGGAGGTACAACACCCTCCGAGAATTGGCCGATAGCTGGATTGGACCTTATGTTCAGGTGAAGCTGTAG
- the ZSWIM1 gene encoding zinc finger SWIM domain-containing protein 1 isoform X2: MPGVGPSPAEAAWLLGWSSGPWHSQRGWITGSRPVIKRVGAECCKERGNRPLILTMALVTVKELLSFDCGSLVAYQLDKNSQLDSISFQTVLMRNIFVHFPDVIFIHRTHNPRGKALYMFMVDRPFLKLQGEMTKVIHFAVPAKESAESLAHMYRTFKAFNPEWKKIKTFLVDPHFRLLQTLSEAFPSAEVQLSVFHVCKHLQQKIHQMSLECISERLILNALRNTMCAATESNLKMMHTILSDFVKPDLLPQLHTHWLLNDKIWAMHRWRNWMECNQYFKDLEIITRGLSQVFCTGLSLEICITSLAKHYQKCVSKRPPDAVLFSVNPLSSTMSTETVFQSLPAQDSPPTCHNPQIALQNQPAQSSPPVSPSLTAAHQKWPGQNSPPNPLVLLPHPLAAPQSPLLLQNQLAAPQIFPFQNEPAPYSLPVSLNLTAAHQKWPGQNSLPNPLILQNPLPAPQNQLANPQSPLDTLSHEIKLEIITEDPKGDQDVVCNQETEDCIRQSLRDICTEPAARLCLNEFAVAQKSVQLIGTNEDIVNIQILEDTHKVNQRGLKSCTCHFNQAFQLPCRHILAVLNSDKKILQPEMLSEQWQKEPNISQAGQNGTDGLLEVLKSSWNESLDKSLAVSFLTAEISRLLTQCSREEFDRRYNTLRELADSWIGPYVQVKL, from the exons ATGCCGGGAG TAGGCCCGTCACCCGCCGAGGCCGCGTGGCTGTTGGGATGGTCATCAGGACCCTGGCATTCCCAGCGTGGATGGATCACAGGGAGTCGCCCAGTCATAAAGAGAGTCGGGGCTGAATGCTGTAAGGAAAGGGGGAATAGACCCCTCATATTAACAATGGCCCTCGTTACCGTGAAGGAACTGCTGAGCTTTGATTGTGGCTCCCTGGTCGCTTATCAGTTAGATAAAAACTCTCAGCTGGACTCTATCAGCTTCCAGACCGTCCTCATGAGGAACATATTTGTGCATTTTCCTGATGTCATATTCATCCACAGAACCCACAACCCGCGGGGCAAAGCTCTGTATATGTTCATGGTGGACAGACCTTTCCTGAAGCTGCAGGGTGAGATGACAAAGGTAATTCATTTTGCTGTCCCAGCTAAAGAATCTGCAGAAAGCCTGGCTCACATGTATAGGACCTTCAAGGCCTTCAACCCTGAGTGGAAGAAAATTAAGACCTTTCTGGTAGATCCACACTTTCGATTGTTGCAGACGCTTTCTGAAGCATTCCCATCTGCAGAGGTGCAGCTGTCTGTTTTCCATGTATGCAAGCACCTGCAGCAGAAGATTCATCAGATGTCTTTGGAATGCATCTCAGAGAGACTGATCTTAAATGCCTTGAGGAACACTATGTGTGCAGCCACTGAAAGCAACCTGAAAATGATGCATACCATCCTGAGTGACTTTGTAAAGCCAGATTTGCTTCCCCAGCTTCATACTCACTGGCTTCTCAATGACAAGATATGGGCTATGCATAGATGGAGGAATTGGATGGAATGCAATCAGTATTTTAAAGACTTGGAGATCATCACACGGGGCTTAAGCCAGGTCTTCTGCACTGGACTGTCTCTGGAGATCTGCATCACTTCTCTGGCGAAACACTACCAGAAGTGTGTTTCAAAGAGGCCACCTGATGCTGTGCTGTTCTCTGTTAACCCTCTTAGCAGTACCATGTCTACTGAGACAGTTTTTCAGAGCCTGCCAGCTCAGGACTCACCACCAACCTGTCACAACCCCCAAATAGCTCTTCAGAATCAACCAGCTCAGAGTTCTCCACCAGTTTCTCCCAGTCTCACAGCAGCTCATCAGAAATGGCCAGGTCAGAATTCCCCTCCAAATCCCCTGGTTCTTCTTCCGCATCCCCTGGCAGCTCCTCAGAGCCCCCTGCTTCTTCAGAATCAGCTGGCAGCCCCTCAGATCTTCCCTTTTCAGAACGAGCCAGCTCCGTATTCTTTGCCAGTTTCTCTCAATCTCACAGCAGCTCATCAGAAATGGCCAGGTCAGAATTCCCTTCCAAATCCCCTGATTCTTCAGAATCCCTTGCCTGCCCCGCAGAACCAGCTAGCAAACCCTCAGAGCCCCTTGGATACTTTATCCCATGAAATTAAACTGGAGATCATCACTGAAGACCCAAAGGGTGACCAAGATGTGGTGTGTAACCAAGAGACTGAAGACTGCATCAGGCAGTCACTGAGAGACATTTGCACAGAGCCTGCAGCCAGACTATGCTTGAACGAGTTTGCAGTGGCACAAAAGTCTGTGCAGCTCATAGGCACCAATGAAGACATAGTCAATATACAGATCCTCGAAGACACCCACAAAGTGAACCAAAGGGGCCTGAAAAGCTGCACTTGCCACTTCAATCAAGCTTtccagctgccctgcaggcacATCCTGGCTGTGTTGAACTCTGATAAGAAGATCTTACAGCCAGAGATGCTGAGCGAGCAATGGCAGAAGGAACCTAATATCTCTCAGGCAGGGCAAAATGGGACTGATGGCCTTTTGGAGGTTCTGAAAAGCTCCTGGAATGAGTCTCTGGATAAATCCTTAGCAGTGTCCTTTCTTACAGCGGAGATTAGCCGGCTTCTTACCCAGTGCAGCAGGGAGGAGTTTGATCGGAGGTACAACACCCTCCGAGAATTGGCCGATAGCTGGATTGGACCTTATGTTCAGGTGAAGCTGTAG
- the ZSWIM3 gene encoding zinc finger SWIM domain-containing protein 3 has product MEVGSCFRNYDDFKECFNTYKKENKCHYGLKNCVSVRFYNRKHGTSIRDDITFIQVKFGCVRTREYSKKRKPQPSLCPAFFVLQYNEEIDRLVITELNSNHIHVDPGGTSLARTSSSLVMRTTTKIAGCMADGSPATKLRRQQSREAEATVTISEECVMADMTLNGSPAPLSKVAMQPEAVKESVSTSALVRIAEVMKNFLRVDMGSLASISVGSNQDLDRLNFQTSKMRSLFVKFPESLLLHRVQSERGHVLYAFLVESKDRVGKMVHFAVLKEDTGENVSKMLTVFKEFNPEWQKVKVVFVDMSFLHKATMQELFPSTQVLLSVYHTVRFLEKKVKETVATVSFKHKLKLALREVVFSTSNANLDILSQLVKRLVDKELYNYLQANWFSCEMLWYMHAKKGLHSCSTYVDSLDLITHKISSLFNKQLSLETSILHFVEYADCFNTKGLENLNQGFSSVEEENQSKRVEKPKVRTRASMKRTPVAASQPQNKCPEPPNQLAKQKPANTPGAMLAAIRESCTDLGYQLCLNEWEVVQKSTQLINVLKDNIVVQLLEDTHQVSKDCKNCSCYFHCRYQLPCRHILSVLHANKKAVEEAMVCKRWQKKYQHLSVLGDNLLDDIGPSMGSQPAAEEERYDKIQSLSKELANLLMQCDGEELEERSSTLKMIVDIWAKSSEPVEAGKCSTFRNVGDLPFLWVKQEEIEMEDAGCNL; this is encoded by the exons ATGGAAGTTGGCTCATGCTTTAGAAACTACGATGACTTCAAGGAGTGTTTCAACACTTACAAGAAAGAGAACAAGTGTCACTATGGCTTAAAGAACTGTGTCTCTGTCCGCTTTTACAACCGGAAACATGGGACCAGCATCCGCGATGACATCAC GTTCATCCAGGTGAAGTTTGGCTGTGTCCGGACGCGGGAATACAGTAAGAAGAGGAAACCACAACCCAGCTTGTGCCCAGCTTTTTTTGTCCTGCAGTATAACGAGGAAATAGATCGGCTGGTGATTACTGAACTGAACAGTAATCACATCCATGTAGACCCGGGGGGAACTTCCTTGGCCCGTACTAGCTCTTCTCTAGTGATGAGAACCACAACCAAAATTGCAGGTTGCATGGCAGATGGCAGTCCTGCAACAAAACTGCGTAGACAACAATCAAGAGAGGCAGAAGCCACTGTAACAATCAGTGAGGAGTGTGTGATGGCTGACATGACTTTGAATGGGTCACCTGCTCCACTTAGCAAGGTTGCTATGCAACCTGAGGCAGTGAAGGAAAGTGTCTCAACTTCAGCTTTAGTCAGAATTGCAGAGGTCATGAAAAACTTCCTGAGGGTGGACATGGGCTCATTGGCCTCTATTAGCGTGGGCAGCAACCAGGACCTAGACAGACTGAACTTCCAGACCAGCAAGATGAGGAGCCTGTTTGTCAAATTTCCTGAGAGCCTTTTGCTGCACAGGGTGCAGAGTGAGAGAGGGCATGTGCTTTATGCCTTCCTTGTGGAGAGTAAGGACCGAGTAGGGAAGATGGTGCACTTTGCTGTCCTGAAGGAGGACACCGGTGAGAATGTAAGCAAAATGCTGACTGTCTTCAAAGAGTTCAATCCCGAGTGGCAGAAGGTCAAGGTGGTCTTTGTGGACATGTCTTTCCTTCACAAAGCCACCATGCAGGAGCTCTTCCCCTCAACCCAGGTGCTTCTCTCTGTCTACCACACTGTCAGATTCCTTGAGAAGAAAGTAAAGGAAACAGTGGCCACTGTTTCCTTCAAGCATAAACTGAAGTTGGCTTTGAGGGAGGTGGTTTTTTCCACCTCAAATGCAAATCTAGACATCTTGTCTCAGCTGGTAAAGCGCTTGGTGGACAAAGAGTTGTACAACTATCTTCAGGCCAACTGGTTCTCCTGTGAGATGCTGTGGTACATGCATGCAAAGAAGGGCCTTCATTCCTGCAGCACCTATGTAGACAGTCTGGATCTCATCACTCATAAAATATCCAGTCTCTTCAACAAGCAGTTGTCCCTGGAGACCAGCATCCTTCACTTTGTTGAATATGCCGACTGCTTCAATAccaaaggtctggaaaacctgaaCCAGGGTTTCTCAAGTGTTGAAGAAGAGAATCAAAGCAAACGTGTGGAAAAGCCGAAGGTGCGTACCCGTGCCTCCATGAAACGTACCCCTGTTGCTGCCTCACAGCCCCAAAACAAATGTCCTGAACCGCCCAACCAACTTGCCAAACAGAAACCTGCAAATACCCCAGGCGCCATGCTGGCAGCAATCCGAGAGAGTTGCACAGACCTAGGCTACCAGCTGTGTCTGAATGAGTGGGAGGTGGTGCAGAAGTCAACTCAGCTCATTAATGTCCTGAAAGACAATATTGTGGTTCAGCTGCTAGAAGACACACACCAGGTCAGCAAAGACTGCAAGAACTGCAGCTGTTACTTCCACTGCCGGTACCAGCTCCCCTGCAGGCACATCCTGTCTGTGCTGCATGCCAACAAGAAGGCTGTGGAGGAAGCTATGGTATGCAAGCGTTGGCAGAAGAAGTACCAGCACCTTTCAGTCTTGGGAGATAACCTCCTAGATGATATTGGGCCCTCAATGGGTAGCCAACCAGCAGCAGAAGAAGAAAGATATGACAAAATCCAGTCCCTCAGCAAGGAGCTTGCTAATCTCCTGATGCAGTGTGATGGGGAAGAGCTAGAGGAGCGCAGCTCCACACTCAAAATGATTGTGGATATCTGGGCTAAATCCTCAGAGCCAGTGGAGGCTGGGAAATGCTCTACCTTCAGAAATGTGGGGGATTTGCCATTTCTTTGGGTAAAGCAGGAGGAAATAGAAATGGAGGATGCAGGTTGCAACCTCTGA
- the ACOT8 gene encoding acyl-coenzyme A thioesterase 8 isoform X1 — MAAPTSAGGFRVPAAGAGAESPGSGDRPEAGQPAPPGDLRSVLVTSVLSLEPLDLDLFRGRHYWVPATRRLFGGQIVGQALVAAAKAVSEDVHAHSLHCYFVRAGDPTVPVLYQVERTRTGNSFSVRSVKAIQHGKPILICQASFQQTQESPVQHQFTMPTVPPPEELLSQEELIQKYLQDPNLVEKYRLGLNKILAQEVPVEIKPVSPSKTFCQLSQEPKQLLWVRARGYIGECDMKLHCCVAAYISDYAFLGTALLPHRQHPVKFMVSLDHSMWFHAPFRADHWMLYECESPWAGGCRGLVHGRLWRRDGLLAVTCAQEGVIRVTQSPAESKL; from the exons ATGGCGGCCCCCACGAGCGCCGGCGGCTTCCGGGTTCCAGCGGCGGGGGCTGGAGCCGAGTCTCCCGGGAGCGGGGACCGGCCCGAGGCGGGGCAGCCGGCGCCCCCCGGCGACCTGCGCAGCGTCCTGGTCACCAGCgtcctcagcctggagcccctggaccTGGACCTGTTCAG AGGGCGGCACTACTGGGTCCCCGCCACGCGGCGGCTCTTCGGCGGGCAGATCGTGGGCCAGGCTCTGGTGGCGGCCGCCAAGGCGGTGAGCGAGGACGTCCACGCCCACTCCCTGCACTGCTACTTTGTGCGAGCAG GGGATCCTACGGTGCCGGTTCTATACCAGGTGGAGCGCACACGCACAGGGAACAGCTTCTCTGTTCGCTCAGTGAAGGCCATTCAGCATGGGAAGCCAATCCTCATCTGCCAGGCCTCCTTCCAGCAGACCCAGGAGAGCCCCGTGCAGCACCAGTTCACCATGCCCACTGTGCCACCCCCCGAGGAGCTGCTGTCTCAAGAAGAGCTAATTCAGAAATACCTGCA GGATCCCAATTTGGTGGAGAAATACAGGCTGGGACTCAACAAGATCCTGGCCCAGGAGGTACCAGTTGAGATCAAGCCTGTGAGCCCGTCGAAGACGTTCTGCCAGCTGTCTCAGGAGCCCAAGCAGCTGCTCTGGGTTCGGGCACGAGGCTACATTG GGGAGTGTGATATGAAGCTGCACTGCTGCGTGGCTGCCTACATCTCCGACTACGCCTTCctgggcacagctctgctcccgcACCGGCAGCATCCTGTCAAGTTCATGGTGTCCCTCGACCACTCCATGTGGTTCCACGCCCCCTTCCGCGCTGACCACTGGATGCTGTACGAGTGCGAGAGCCCCTGGGCCG GTGGGTGCCGAGGGCTGGTGCATGGGCGGCTCTGGCGCAGGGATGGACTCCTGGCTGTCACCTGCGCGCAGGAAGGAGTCATCAGGGTGACGCAGAGCCCAGCTGAGAGCAAACTGTAG
- the ACOT8 gene encoding acyl-coenzyme A thioesterase 8 isoform X2, protein MAAPTSAGGFRVPAAGAGAESPGSGDRPEAGQPAPPGDLRSVLVTSVLSLEPLDLDLFRGRHYWVPATRRLFGGQIVGQALVAAAKAVSEDVHAHSLHCYFVRAGDPTVPVLYQVERTRTGNSFSVRSVKAIQHGKPILICQASFQQTQESPVQHQFTMPTVPPPEELLSQEELIQKYLQDPNLVEKYRLGLNKILAQEVPVEIKPVSPSKTFCQLSQEPKQLLWVRARGYIGGCRGLVHGRLWRRDGLLAVTCAQEGVIRVTQSPAESKL, encoded by the exons ATGGCGGCCCCCACGAGCGCCGGCGGCTTCCGGGTTCCAGCGGCGGGGGCTGGAGCCGAGTCTCCCGGGAGCGGGGACCGGCCCGAGGCGGGGCAGCCGGCGCCCCCCGGCGACCTGCGCAGCGTCCTGGTCACCAGCgtcctcagcctggagcccctggaccTGGACCTGTTCAG AGGGCGGCACTACTGGGTCCCCGCCACGCGGCGGCTCTTCGGCGGGCAGATCGTGGGCCAGGCTCTGGTGGCGGCCGCCAAGGCGGTGAGCGAGGACGTCCACGCCCACTCCCTGCACTGCTACTTTGTGCGAGCAG GGGATCCTACGGTGCCGGTTCTATACCAGGTGGAGCGCACACGCACAGGGAACAGCTTCTCTGTTCGCTCAGTGAAGGCCATTCAGCATGGGAAGCCAATCCTCATCTGCCAGGCCTCCTTCCAGCAGACCCAGGAGAGCCCCGTGCAGCACCAGTTCACCATGCCCACTGTGCCACCCCCCGAGGAGCTGCTGTCTCAAGAAGAGCTAATTCAGAAATACCTGCA GGATCCCAATTTGGTGGAGAAATACAGGCTGGGACTCAACAAGATCCTGGCCCAGGAGGTACCAGTTGAGATCAAGCCTGTGAGCCCGTCGAAGACGTTCTGCCAGCTGTCTCAGGAGCCCAAGCAGCTGCTCTGGGTTCGGGCACGAGGCTACATTG GTGGGTGCCGAGGGCTGGTGCATGGGCGGCTCTGGCGCAGGGATGGACTCCTGGCTGTCACCTGCGCGCAGGAAGGAGTCATCAGGGTGACGCAGAGCCCAGCTGAGAGCAAACTGTAG